The Streptomyces sp. Alt3 genome has a segment encoding these proteins:
- a CDS encoding sulfite exporter TauE/SafE family protein, whose amino-acid sequence MDTITLWQLAALAAASTLVGFSKTAVSGANTISLAVFAAVLPARESTGVLLPILIAGDILAVLVYRRHAHWPTLLRLFPAVAVGVAAGTFFMMWADDAAVRTSIGAILLFMAGVTLWRRRERPQPPPDEESSGAPSRGERLKARSYGVLGGFTTMVANAGGPVMSLYLLSAGFRKLGFLGTSAWFFLIVNTSKVPFSVGLGLIDARSLLLDAALVLFVVPGAYLGRACVGRINQKIFDRIVIGATVLGGLQLLLLG is encoded by the coding sequence ATGGACACCATCACACTCTGGCAACTGGCCGCACTCGCGGCGGCATCCACCCTCGTCGGCTTCTCGAAGACGGCGGTCAGCGGTGCCAACACCATCAGCCTCGCGGTCTTCGCGGCCGTACTGCCGGCCCGCGAATCCACCGGGGTGCTGCTCCCGATCCTGATCGCGGGCGACATCCTCGCCGTGCTGGTCTACCGCCGTCACGCCCACTGGCCGACGCTGCTGCGCCTCTTCCCCGCCGTCGCGGTGGGCGTGGCGGCGGGGACCTTCTTCATGATGTGGGCCGACGACGCCGCCGTACGCACCTCGATCGGCGCGATCCTGCTCTTCATGGCGGGCGTCACCCTCTGGCGCAGGCGGGAACGGCCCCAGCCGCCCCCGGACGAGGAGAGTTCCGGCGCGCCGTCCCGCGGGGAGCGGCTGAAGGCGCGCTCGTACGGAGTGCTCGGGGGGTTCACCACGATGGTGGCCAACGCCGGCGGCCCCGTCATGTCGCTCTACCTGCTGTCGGCGGGCTTCCGGAAGCTGGGCTTCCTGGGGACGTCGGCGTGGTTCTTCCTGATCGTCAACACCTCGAAGGTGCCGTTCAGCGTGGGGCTCGGCCTCATCGACGCGCGGTCACTGCTGCTCGACGCCGCCCTCGTGCTGTTCGTCGTCCCGGGTGCCTACCTGGGCCGTGCCTGCGTCGGCCGGATCAACCAGAAGATCTTCGACCGGATCGTGATCGGAGCCACGGTCCTGGGCGGCCTCCAACTGCTGCTGCTGGGCTGA
- a CDS encoding substrate-binding domain-containing protein gives MREPVELRRKRILAVVHARGAVKVSALATELDVSAVTLRRDVEELARAGMLRRGHGVVRPVGDEAGPAAPVPAARSGEPAGEAAPVALVVPERHSYLYETLHGARTALEEAGARIALHIAPQAAGAERPQVERALAAGVRGLLIAPRWRSAAGEEADYDWLAEVGVPTVLMERRPRPGSALHAVDTVCSDHWYGIHLAVDHLVSLGHRRLVLAARNDSPTARSIRAAFADIATARPEVEDWSVVLSSPNAGPGEPGSREEVPDLAALLRERGVTGAVLHGDEDALMLVQRLAESGIRVPRDCSVVAYDDVVAALGSTALTAVAPPRAEIGRAAAELLLHRLAHPAGTTGPVRRTELLPRLEVRGSTRELPAPAN, from the coding sequence ATGCGGGAGCCGGTTGAGCTGAGGCGCAAACGCATCCTCGCGGTGGTGCACGCGCGCGGAGCGGTCAAGGTGAGCGCGCTCGCCACCGAGCTGGACGTCTCGGCGGTCACGCTCCGGCGGGACGTGGAGGAGCTGGCGAGGGCGGGGATGCTGCGGCGCGGACACGGGGTGGTCCGGCCGGTGGGCGACGAGGCCGGCCCGGCGGCACCGGTACCCGCCGCGCGGAGCGGCGAACCGGCCGGGGAGGCGGCCCCTGTCGCCCTGGTCGTCCCGGAGCGGCATTCGTATCTCTACGAGACCCTGCACGGCGCCAGGACCGCCCTGGAGGAGGCCGGTGCGCGGATCGCCCTGCACATCGCCCCGCAGGCGGCGGGGGCCGAACGGCCCCAGGTGGAACGGGCCCTGGCCGCCGGTGTGCGGGGCCTGCTGATCGCGCCCCGGTGGCGCAGCGCCGCGGGCGAGGAGGCTGACTACGACTGGCTCGCCGAGGTGGGGGTGCCGACGGTCCTGATGGAACGGCGGCCCCGGCCGGGCAGCGCGCTGCACGCCGTGGACACGGTGTGCAGCGATCACTGGTACGGGATCCACCTGGCCGTGGACCATCTGGTCTCGCTCGGCCACCGGCGGCTCGTCCTGGCCGCCAGGAACGACAGCCCGACCGCGCGTTCCATACGGGCCGCGTTCGCCGACATCGCCACCGCCCGGCCGGAGGTGGAGGACTGGTCGGTGGTGCTCAGCTCCCCGAACGCCGGTCCCGGTGAGCCCGGTTCCCGGGAGGAGGTCCCGGACCTCGCGGCGCTGCTGCGGGAACGCGGCGTGACGGGGGCGGTCCTGCACGGCGACGAGGACGCCCTGATGCTGGTCCAGCGGCTGGCCGAGAGCGGGATCCGGGTGCCGCGGGACTGCTCGGTGGTGGCGTACGACGACGTCGTCGCGGCCCTGGGCAGCACCGCCCTCACCGCTGTGGCCCCGCCGAGGGCTGAGATCGGACGGGCCGCGGCCGAGCTCCTCCTGCACCGGCTCGCCCACCCCGCCGGCACCACAGGACCCGTGCGCAGGACGGAGCTGCTCCCCCGGCTCGAAGTGCGCGGATCGACTCGGGAGTTGCCCGCTCCGGCAAACTGA
- a CDS encoding ABC transporter substrate-binding protein: MPGRQSRRSVLATIAALPLTGALSACGGGGGDTRSGGTSSTGRTVSSGNSRKTRITFWSALRGSQEVVDAFNRGHDTIQVDFQQVPSGGQGGYAKLSNAARAGNAPDIATIEYPQVPGFAIDGVCRDLTGLMSDGLRAALLPQALGLTTFEKRVFSIPLDIEPMVMHYRTDLFERYGLTVPRTWEEFEDAARTVRRKGHERRMALFPTDGDTHFAAWSWQAGARWFDTSGGAWNLSLADAPTRRVAAYWQRLTDQDLVFMNATESRQSDAQIADGAVLSRLSGAWDAGAQMKARPGQKNQWAIAPLPQWDPADPGVGTHGGSTFAVTKDSTAPEAAMEFIEWQVSHPDALRARLSSGASSQYPAAPGLVDVGREAFDRSYYGGQDIYTLFEQEALKIRAGWTWGPRMTATGKLMKDGFARASGGQGDILGAVRAAEEGTVPDLKALGLSTTRRSA; this comes from the coding sequence ATGCCTGGTCGACAGAGCCGTCGATCCGTGCTCGCCACGATCGCCGCACTGCCTCTGACGGGCGCGCTCAGCGCCTGCGGAGGTGGTGGCGGAGACACACGATCGGGCGGCACGAGCAGTACCGGCAGGACCGTAAGCAGCGGGAACAGCAGGAAGACACGCATCACCTTCTGGTCCGCCCTGCGGGGCAGCCAGGAGGTCGTGGACGCGTTCAACCGCGGGCACGACACCATCCAGGTCGATTTCCAGCAGGTCCCCTCGGGTGGCCAGGGCGGTTACGCCAAGCTCAGCAACGCCGCCCGGGCCGGCAACGCCCCGGACATCGCGACCATCGAGTACCCCCAGGTACCCGGCTTCGCCATCGACGGGGTCTGCCGCGACCTCACCGGCCTGATGAGCGACGGTCTGCGGGCCGCGCTGCTGCCCCAGGCCCTGGGGCTGACCACCTTCGAGAAGCGGGTGTTCAGCATCCCCCTCGACATAGAGCCGATGGTGATGCACTACCGCACCGACCTCTTCGAGCGGTACGGACTGACCGTCCCGCGCACCTGGGAGGAGTTCGAGGACGCCGCGCGGACGGTGCGCCGCAAGGGGCACGAGCGCCGGATGGCGCTGTTCCCCACGGACGGAGACACACATTTCGCCGCGTGGTCGTGGCAGGCGGGCGCGCGCTGGTTCGACACCTCGGGAGGTGCCTGGAACCTCTCGCTCGCCGACGCCCCGACCCGTCGCGTGGCCGCGTACTGGCAGCGCCTGACGGACCAGGACCTGGTCTTCATGAACGCCACGGAGAGCCGGCAGAGCGACGCCCAGATCGCCGACGGAGCGGTGCTCTCCCGGCTCAGCGGCGCCTGGGACGCGGGCGCCCAGATGAAGGCCCGCCCCGGCCAGAAGAATCAGTGGGCGATCGCGCCGCTCCCGCAGTGGGACCCGGCCGACCCCGGTGTGGGCACCCACGGCGGCTCGACGTTCGCGGTCACCAAGGACAGCACGGCGCCGGAGGCCGCCATGGAGTTCATCGAGTGGCAGGTCTCGCACCCGGACGCCCTGCGCGCCCGGCTCTCCAGCGGGGCCAGCAGCCAGTACCCGGCCGCCCCCGGGCTGGTGGACGTGGGCCGTGAGGCCTTCGACCGCTCCTACTACGGCGGCCAGGACATCTACACCCTCTTCGAGCAGGAGGCCCTCAAGATCCGCGCGGGCTGGACCTGGGGTCCGCGGATGACCGCGACCGGCAAGCTCATGAAGGACGGTTTCGCACGGGCGAGCGGAGGCCAGGGCGACATCCTCGGGGCGGTCAGGGCCGCCGAGGAGGGCACCGTGCCGGACCTCAAAGCACTCGGCCTGTCCACCACCAGGCGCTCGGCCTGA
- a CDS encoding carbohydrate ABC transporter permease, which translates to MSASTTSRTASPLRPRLLGRSVVNLVVGVSVLYTLLPVLWLVLASTKNRDALFSSNVLSLTDFSFVRNLTDLFAMDGGLYGRWYGNSLLYAVLGAALGALISIACGYAFDKYRFAHKEKLFGLVLAAVMVPQTVLALPLYLMASAAGLVNTFWAVFIPVLFNPFGVYLGRIFSQGYVPDEVLEAARMDGAGELAAYFRVALRMLGPGLVTVFLFQLTAIWNNFFLPMVMLSDQDLYPVSLGLYSWNSSASVSPEYYPAVIMGSLLAVLPLILAFALLQRFWRSGLTAGAVK; encoded by the coding sequence ATGAGCGCGTCGACCACATCCCGGACCGCATCGCCGCTGCGGCCCCGCCTTCTGGGCCGTTCCGTCGTCAACCTCGTGGTCGGCGTCTCGGTGCTGTACACCCTGCTGCCGGTGCTGTGGCTGGTGCTGGCCTCCACCAAGAACCGGGACGCCCTGTTCAGCAGCAACGTCCTGTCGCTGACCGACTTCTCCTTCGTCCGGAACCTGACGGACCTGTTCGCCATGGACGGCGGGCTGTACGGACGCTGGTACGGCAACAGCCTCCTGTACGCGGTGCTCGGCGCGGCGCTCGGCGCGCTGATCAGCATCGCGTGCGGCTACGCCTTCGACAAGTACCGCTTCGCCCACAAGGAGAAGCTGTTCGGTCTGGTGCTGGCCGCGGTCATGGTGCCGCAGACGGTGCTCGCCCTGCCGCTCTACCTGATGGCCTCGGCGGCCGGTCTCGTGAACACCTTCTGGGCCGTCTTCATCCCCGTCCTGTTCAATCCGTTCGGGGTGTATCTCGGCCGGATCTTCAGCCAGGGATACGTGCCCGACGAGGTGCTCGAGGCGGCGCGGATGGACGGCGCGGGCGAACTGGCCGCCTATTTCCGGGTGGCGCTCCGCATGCTGGGTCCCGGGCTCGTCACCGTCTTCCTCTTCCAGCTCACGGCCATCTGGAACAACTTCTTCCTGCCCATGGTGATGCTGTCCGACCAGGACCTCTATCCGGTCAGCCTCGGCCTGTACTCCTGGAACAGCTCCGCGTCCGTATCGCCGGAGTACTACCCCGCCGTCATCATGGGCTCGCTGCTCGCGGTGCTGCCCCTGATCCTCGCCTTCGCCCTGCTCCAGCGCTTCTGGCGGTCCGGGCTGACGGCAGGTGCCGTCAAGTAG
- a CDS encoding hydroxyacid dehydrogenase: protein MPSTPPAHRRPRAALAMGADAAAAVLSPDSLAALAGVCALAPLPAIDDFTTESARAVLADTEILITGWGCPPIHAGVLAAAPGLRAVVHTAGTVRGHVTDACWDRGIEVSSAAAANALPVAEYTLAMILLSGKRVLERARDFRATRLRDAWLATPPQVGNYRRTVGILSASLIGRRVIELLRPYDLRVLLHDPYVTDEEAAALGARPVGLAELFAESDVVSVHTPLLPATTGLVSRALLTTMRPDAVLVNTSRGAVVDQDALTDVLRADRIRAVIDVTDPDPLPEGHPLWDCDNALITPHLAGSQGNELRRLADLAVGEVARWAAGDGFAHPVRRERLAFLA from the coding sequence ATGCCCAGCACACCCCCCGCACACCGCCGGCCGCGAGCCGCGCTCGCCATGGGAGCGGACGCCGCTGCCGCGGTGCTCTCCCCCGACTCCCTGGCGGCGCTGGCCGGGGTGTGCGCGCTCGCACCCCTTCCCGCGATCGACGACTTCACGACGGAGTCGGCCCGCGCCGTACTGGCGGACACCGAGATCCTGATCACCGGCTGGGGCTGTCCGCCGATCCACGCGGGTGTGCTGGCCGCCGCACCCGGGCTGCGGGCCGTCGTGCACACGGCCGGCACCGTACGGGGCCATGTCACCGACGCCTGCTGGGACCGGGGCATCGAGGTGTCGTCGGCCGCGGCGGCCAACGCCCTGCCGGTCGCGGAGTACACCCTGGCGATGATCCTGCTGTCGGGCAAGCGGGTCCTGGAACGGGCCCGGGACTTCCGCGCCACCCGCCTGCGCGACGCCTGGCTCGCGACCCCGCCCCAGGTGGGCAACTACCGCCGCACGGTGGGCATCCTGTCCGCCTCCCTGATCGGCCGGCGGGTGATCGAGCTGCTGCGCCCCTACGACCTGCGGGTGCTGCTCCACGACCCGTACGTCACGGACGAGGAGGCCGCCGCGCTCGGCGCCCGCCCCGTGGGCCTCGCCGAACTCTTCGCGGAGAGCGACGTGGTCAGTGTCCACACACCGCTGCTGCCCGCGACCACGGGGCTCGTCAGCCGCGCGCTCCTCACGACGATGCGGCCCGACGCCGTCCTGGTCAACACCTCACGGGGCGCCGTCGTCGACCAGGACGCCCTCACCGACGTACTGCGCGCGGACCGCATCCGCGCGGTGATCGACGTCACCGACCCGGACCCGCTGCCGGAGGGCCATCCGCTGTGGGACTGCGACAACGCGCTCATCACTCCTCATCTCGCGGGTTCCCAGGGCAACGAACTGCGGCGGCTGGCCGACCTCGCGGTCGGCGAGGTCGCCCGCTGGGCCGCGGGCGACGGCTTCGCCCATCCCGTACGACGCGAAAGGCTGGCATTCCTCGCATGA
- a CDS encoding DUF2264 domain-containing protein gives MSPIPFPLPSEDRTTSPYTGWTRAHWEATADGLLDAAWKWATPGRALLDLPGRPSRSGVRSDGLEGYARTFLTAAFRVAGAEGKDPHNWLERYADGLTAGTRTAGRDDAESWPLILDHTVFGQPMVESASVAIGLRLTRPWLWDRLDGATQDRAEEWLRGALRHTPAPNNWYLFPFSVAGFLESVGRGDAETGRARQRALDLLEVWYRGEGWYADGDGRAFDHYNGWALHLYPVLDAYLSGDEELSALYGARLSEHLESFSLMFGADGAPMHFGRSLSYRFAAGAAVGMGAVSGHTPLTPGVSRRLVSGSLRYFLERGSAGADGLLSLGWHGPHDATLQVYSGPSSPYWASKAFVALLAPAEHPLWTAQEEPAPSEGPDRVLSLPSPGLLVQSTRADGVVRLHNHGSDHVRPHEGETADVADPLYARLAYSTATGPTAAANTADNHLSVRLGGSRSTRVRIHPLGAGHGDGWGWAASWHTPVFPEGPPTWPGLRVESVTVVRGRYELRVHRVLGAPAGSRAEETGWATGQQDAVSSALHGLHGWAELEDVRAPQGTAFTRWAVMPRLGADVEGTELLVALASLTAEEEPAPLSTAVSGVNVDGDTVEVAWADDGSMTRVGFAPLEVTHRLR, from the coding sequence ATGAGCCCCATCCCCTTCCCGCTCCCCTCCGAAGACCGCACGACGAGCCCGTACACCGGTTGGACCCGGGCGCACTGGGAGGCGACCGCGGACGGTCTGCTGGACGCCGCCTGGAAGTGGGCGACCCCCGGCCGGGCCCTCCTCGACCTGCCGGGGCGCCCCTCGCGTTCCGGGGTGAGGTCCGACGGGCTGGAGGGCTACGCCCGTACGTTCCTCACCGCCGCCTTCCGGGTCGCCGGGGCGGAGGGCAAGGACCCTCACAACTGGCTGGAGCGGTACGCCGACGGGCTCACCGCCGGGACCCGAACCGCCGGGCGGGACGACGCCGAGTCGTGGCCGCTGATCCTCGACCACACAGTGTTCGGCCAGCCGATGGTGGAGTCCGCCTCGGTGGCCATCGGCCTGCGGCTGACCCGCCCCTGGCTGTGGGACCGGCTGGACGGCGCCACGCAGGACCGGGCGGAGGAATGGCTGCGCGGCGCCCTGCGGCACACGCCCGCCCCCAACAACTGGTACCTGTTCCCCTTCTCCGTCGCCGGGTTCCTGGAGTCGGTCGGCCGAGGTGACGCGGAGACGGGCCGTGCCAGGCAGCGGGCGCTCGACCTGCTGGAGGTCTGGTACCGCGGCGAGGGCTGGTACGCCGACGGTGACGGACGTGCCTTCGACCACTACAACGGCTGGGCGCTGCACCTGTATCCCGTGCTGGACGCCTACCTGTCGGGCGACGAGGAGCTGTCGGCGCTCTACGGCGCGCGGCTGAGCGAACATCTGGAGAGCTTCTCCCTGATGTTCGGTGCGGACGGCGCCCCGATGCACTTCGGGCGCTCCCTCTCCTACCGCTTCGCTGCGGGAGCCGCGGTCGGGATGGGCGCGGTGTCCGGGCACACCCCGCTGACTCCGGGAGTCTCGCGCCGGCTGGTGAGCGGCTCGCTGCGGTACTTCCTGGAGCGCGGTTCGGCGGGGGCCGACGGTCTGCTCAGCCTGGGCTGGCACGGCCCGCACGACGCGACGCTCCAGGTGTACTCGGGTCCGTCGTCGCCGTACTGGGCGTCGAAGGCCTTCGTCGCCCTGCTGGCACCGGCGGAGCACCCGCTGTGGACGGCGCAGGAGGAGCCCGCCCCGAGCGAGGGCCCGGACCGGGTGCTGTCGCTGCCGTCACCGGGCCTGCTGGTGCAGTCGACCCGGGCGGACGGCGTGGTCCGGCTGCACAACCACGGAAGCGACCATGTCCGGCCGCACGAGGGCGAGACCGCGGATGTGGCGGACCCGCTCTACGCCCGCCTCGCGTATTCGACGGCCACCGGTCCCACGGCGGCCGCGAACACAGCGGACAACCATCTCTCGGTCCGGTTGGGGGGCTCCCGCAGCACCCGGGTCCGGATCCACCCGCTGGGTGCGGGACACGGTGACGGCTGGGGCTGGGCGGCGTCCTGGCACACCCCGGTCTTCCCGGAGGGACCGCCGACCTGGCCGGGCCTGCGGGTGGAGAGCGTGACGGTCGTCCGGGGGCGGTACGAACTGCGGGTGCACCGGGTCCTGGGCGCACCCGCCGGGTCCCGCGCCGAGGAGACGGGCTGGGCGACCGGTCAGCAGGACGCGGTCTCCTCCGCGTTGCACGGACTGCACGGCTGGGCGGAGCTGGAGGACGTACGGGCCCCGCAGGGCACCGCGTTCACGCGGTGGGCGGTGATGCCCAGGCTCGGTGCGGACGTGGAGGGGACGGAACTCCTGGTGGCGCTCGCGTCGCTGACGGCGGAGGAGGAGCCCGCGCCGCTCTCCACGGCGGTGAGCGGGGTGAACGTGGACGGTGACACGGTCGAGGTCGCCTGGGCGGACGACGGTTCGATGACCCGTGTCGGCTTCGCCCCCCTGGAGGTCACCCACCGGCTCCGCTGA
- a CDS encoding LutC/YkgG family protein encodes MTTPTARETVLGRIRDALALAPTPDTVIPRTYRTGRTLPDGERLALLTDRLVDYKATVHPCTADRTAEVVAGILRERGARRIGVPDGLDEQWLVAYDGEVRRDSADIPAPSLDALDGVVTASAVSCAETGTIFLDGSPDQGRRALSLVPDLHVCVVDLSSVVAGVPEAVARLVPGRPTTLISGPSATSDIELERVEGVHGPRTLAVVIRTDV; translated from the coding sequence GTGACCACCCCCACCGCACGCGAGACGGTGCTCGGCCGGATCAGGGACGCCCTGGCCCTCGCACCCACCCCCGACACGGTGATCCCGCGTACCTACCGCACGGGCCGCACGCTCCCGGACGGCGAACGCCTCGCACTGCTGACCGACCGGCTCGTCGACTACAAGGCGACGGTCCACCCCTGCACCGCCGACCGCACGGCCGAGGTGGTCGCAGGCATCCTGCGCGAGCGCGGCGCCCGCCGGATCGGTGTCCCGGACGGGCTGGACGAACAATGGCTCGTCGCCTACGACGGCGAGGTCCGCCGGGACTCGGCGGACATCCCCGCACCGAGCCTCGACGCGCTGGACGGCGTGGTGACGGCGTCCGCGGTCAGCTGCGCCGAGACCGGCACGATCTTCCTGGACGGATCACCCGACCAGGGCCGGCGTGCCCTGTCGCTCGTCCCCGACCTCCACGTCTGCGTCGTCGACCTGTCCTCGGTCGTGGCAGGCGTCCCGGAGGCGGTGGCCCGGCTGGTGCCGGGAAGGCCGACGACCCTGATCAGCGGACCGTCGGCCACGTCCGACATCGAACTGGAACGGGTGGAGGGGGTCCACGGCCCCCGCACCCTCGCCGTGGTGATCCGCACCGACGTCTGA
- a CDS encoding lactate utilization protein B: MSTFLGMPAAPPRSPYGTGNLRGDRKFPEAAHDELRNEQLRRNLGRATRTIRTKRLNVTGELPDWEQLRDAGSAIKTDTMNRLPELLEQLERKVTERGGTVHWARDGVEANEIVTRLIRATGSSDVIKVKSMATQEIGLNEHLEAAGITPYETDLAELIVQLADDKPSHILVPAIHRNRDEIRQIFLDEIPGVDPDLDNVPAHLAAAARAYLREKFMTTKVAVSGANFGIAETGTLTVVESEGNGRMCLTLPDTLITVMGIEKVLPRHQDLEVFLQLLPRSSTGERMNPYTSMWTGVTPGDGPQDFHLVLLDNGRTAALADAIGREALNCIRCSACLNVCPVYERAGGHAYGSTYPGPIGAVLTPQLAGMDAAKNDPNSSLPYASSLCGACFDACPVKIDIPSMLVELRHQHTEQSGTTAEKLAMKAAAGVMSRPKLFTAAQKAASLGRAAGGRDGTISRLPAPFSGWSDSRDTAAPPKQSFRAWLSSAEGAATMRAAADEGAGRTADIPEEDR; the protein is encoded by the coding sequence ATGAGCACGTTCCTCGGCATGCCCGCCGCCCCGCCCCGCTCGCCGTACGGGACGGGTAATCTGCGCGGAGACCGGAAGTTCCCCGAGGCGGCCCACGACGAACTCCGTAACGAGCAACTGCGCCGCAACCTCGGCAGGGCCACCCGCACCATCCGGACCAAGCGCCTGAACGTCACCGGGGAACTCCCGGACTGGGAGCAACTGCGCGACGCCGGGTCGGCGATCAAGACCGACACCATGAACCGGCTTCCCGAACTACTGGAACAGCTGGAACGGAAGGTCACCGAGCGCGGCGGCACGGTCCACTGGGCACGCGACGGCGTCGAGGCCAACGAGATCGTCACCCGGCTGATCCGGGCGACGGGCAGCAGCGACGTCATCAAGGTGAAGTCGATGGCCACCCAGGAGATCGGCCTCAACGAGCACCTCGAAGCAGCGGGCATCACCCCGTACGAGACCGACCTGGCCGAGCTCATCGTGCAGCTCGCCGACGACAAGCCCTCGCACATCCTGGTCCCCGCGATCCACCGCAACCGCGACGAGATCCGGCAGATCTTCCTCGACGAGATCCCCGGCGTCGACCCCGACCTCGACAACGTGCCCGCACACCTCGCCGCGGCGGCCCGCGCCTATCTGCGCGAGAAGTTCATGACGACCAAGGTGGCCGTGTCCGGTGCCAACTTCGGCATCGCCGAGACCGGCACCCTCACCGTCGTCGAGTCGGAGGGCAACGGCCGGATGTGCCTCACACTGCCCGACACCCTCATCACGGTGATGGGCATCGAGAAGGTCCTGCCGCGCCATCAGGACCTGGAGGTCTTTCTCCAACTGCTGCCCCGGTCCTCGACCGGCGAGCGGATGAACCCGTACACCTCCATGTGGACGGGTGTGACACCGGGCGACGGCCCGCAGGACTTCCACCTGGTCCTCCTCGACAACGGCCGCACCGCCGCGCTCGCCGACGCGATCGGCCGTGAGGCGCTCAACTGCATCCGCTGCTCGGCCTGCCTCAACGTCTGCCCCGTGTACGAACGGGCCGGCGGCCACGCCTACGGATCAACGTACCCCGGCCCGATCGGCGCGGTCCTCACTCCGCAGCTCGCCGGGATGGACGCGGCGAAGAACGACCCCAACAGCTCCCTGCCGTACGCCTCCAGTCTCTGCGGCGCCTGCTTCGACGCCTGCCCCGTGAAGATCGACATCCCCTCGATGCTCGTGGAACTGCGCCACCAGCACACCGAACAGTCGGGCACCACGGCGGAGAAGCTGGCCATGAAGGCGGCGGCCGGTGTGATGAGCAGGCCGAAGCTCTTCACCGCGGCGCAGAAGGCCGCCTCCCTCGGGAGGGCCGCCGGCGGGCGCGACGGCACCATCTCGCGACTGCCGGCCCCGTTCAGCGGCTGGAGCGACAGCCGTGACACCGCGGCACCGCCCAAGCAGTCCTTCCGCGCCTGGCTGTCCTCGGCGGAGGGCGCCGCGACCATGCGGGCCGCCGCCGATGAGGGCGCGGGACGTACCGCCGACATCCCCGAGGAGGACCGGTGA
- a CDS encoding (Fe-S)-binding protein, translated as MRIGLFATCLGDTLFPEAVKSTAVLLARLGHDVVFPPGQTCCGQMHVNTGYQREPVPLVRNFAEQFGDSSIDAVVMPSGSCAGSVRHQHEIVAERYGDAALRAGVANVKAKTYELSELLVDVLGVTHVGAYFPHRVTYHPTCHSLRMLRVGDKPLKLLRAVEEIDLVELPEADSCCGFGGTFAVKNSETSTAMLQDKMRNISATKADVCSAGDSSCLMHIGGGLSRIRSGTRTLHLAQILGSTRTAPYALMEAAR; from the coding sequence ATGCGTATCGGACTCTTCGCCACCTGTCTGGGAGACACGCTCTTCCCGGAGGCGGTGAAATCCACCGCGGTGCTGCTCGCCCGCCTGGGTCACGACGTGGTCTTCCCGCCGGGCCAGACCTGCTGCGGCCAGATGCACGTCAACACCGGTTACCAGCGCGAGCCCGTCCCGCTGGTACGCAACTTCGCCGAGCAGTTCGGGGACTCCTCGATCGACGCCGTCGTCATGCCGTCAGGATCGTGCGCCGGATCGGTCCGCCACCAGCACGAGATCGTTGCCGAACGCTACGGGGACGCCGCGCTGCGCGCCGGGGTCGCCAACGTCAAGGCCAAGACGTACGAGCTCTCCGAGCTCCTCGTCGACGTCCTCGGTGTCACCCACGTCGGCGCGTACTTCCCGCACCGCGTCACCTACCACCCCACATGCCACTCCCTGCGCATGCTCCGGGTCGGCGACAAGCCCCTGAAGCTGCTGCGCGCCGTCGAGGAGATCGACCTGGTGGAGCTTCCCGAGGCCGACTCCTGCTGCGGCTTCGGCGGAACCTTCGCCGTCAAGAACTCCGAGACCTCCACCGCCATGCTCCAGGACAAGATGCGCAACATCTCCGCGACGAAGGCCGACGTGTGCTCCGCCGGTGACTCCTCCTGCCTGATGCACATCGGCGGCGGGCTCTCCCGCATCAGGTCCGGAACGCGCACCCTGCACCTGGCCCAGATCCTCGGCTCCACCCGCACCGCGCCGTACGCCCTGATGGAGGCCGCCCGATGA
- a CDS encoding FadR/GntR family transcriptional regulator: MPVEWQPVRQSRTHELVLKSIEERVFAGELKAGDRLPAERELAPVLGVSRSALREALRVLETIGVLVAQPGRGPDSGARIVRNPDDALGRLLRLHFALGSYSLHDVLEARVVLERSSWEAAARHARAEDLDSAGELVRRMGEPDVGVAEFNDLDTRFHVLIAGSSGNALTSTLTSAVRESVRPLILRALEAAGDWPATAGALNAQHAQLLRLVREGRGAEAADLVEEHIRGLHGTLVDDNDVP, encoded by the coding sequence ATGCCCGTCGAGTGGCAGCCCGTGCGGCAGTCCCGCACCCATGAGCTCGTCCTGAAGAGCATCGAGGAGCGCGTCTTCGCCGGAGAGCTCAAGGCGGGCGACCGCCTGCCGGCCGAGCGGGAGCTGGCACCGGTGCTCGGCGTCAGCCGCTCCGCGCTGCGCGAGGCGCTCAGGGTGCTGGAGACCATCGGTGTCCTGGTCGCCCAGCCCGGCCGGGGCCCCGACTCCGGTGCGCGCATCGTGCGCAACCCGGACGACGCGCTCGGCCGGCTGCTGCGCCTGCATTTCGCGCTCGGCAGCTACAGCCTGCACGACGTGCTGGAGGCGCGCGTCGTCCTGGAGCGTTCCAGCTGGGAGGCCGCAGCCCGGCACGCACGCGCCGAGGACCTCGACTCCGCGGGTGAACTCGTGAGGCGGATGGGCGAGCCGGATGTCGGCGTGGCCGAGTTCAACGATCTCGACACCCGCTTCCACGTGCTGATCGCCGGGAGTTCGGGCAACGCGCTCACCTCCACCCTCACTTCGGCGGTGCGCGAATCCGTCCGCCCGCTCATCCTGCGGGCGCTGGAAGCGGCCGGCGACTGGCCCGCGACGGCGGGCGCGCTCAACGCCCAGCACGCGCAGCTGCTTAGGCTGGTGCGCGAGGGGCGCGGCGCCGAGGCCGCCGACCTGGTCGAGGAGCACATCCGGGGTCTGCACGGAACGCTGGTCGACGACAACGACGTCCCGTAG